From a single Stigmatopora nigra isolate UIUO_SnigA chromosome 21, RoL_Snig_1.1, whole genome shotgun sequence genomic region:
- the LOC144214861 gene encoding uncharacterized protein LOC144214861 has translation MRGTACVLLSNLLFTAASASFKVREEHKTAFLGEDIHLEIPGGPAGRVVFRPRGNASAEVPLLWAGRVLQPRARLNSHGHLVLDDVREEDRGVYVVHGEDGEALRRLVLDVKDCAVEDVVKYGDTYYIRLNQVSGPVSLEWRPVWAPRGNASEPSRAPAALLFRHTLVLADAYAGRLSVTERAVELRSVGVADEGSFTVRDAQGKVRRRNCLHVREHQDFLRPSEGADVTVNLYLQHHRVNVLYRPKRGDGGRQRTLLEGGVPVSPPDPQLARRLSAQGSRMLIRKVRRSDEGVFEITDLAGFPVAHVYVDVVDSELPPLTLAVLSLLSLLALMVSVCLLSCLYKVHQRKEKKKKLLLLAEAAQRADKGDGQAFRQVVQQAYSRFTEESLTASLAAAAECHKAGQDTQVAVKDLETSKVYPDLHVLEMSDSGVDSGLPLDSDTDAAVTCASRQPLLDAGSSPSPAPEDRREAPVAEADGDARPTAGDETAAEDGELNEDA, from the exons ATGAGAGGGACAGCGTGTGTGTTGCTTAGCAACCTGCTCTTCACCG CCGCGTCGGCTTCCTTTAAAG TCAGGGAGGAGCACAAGACGGCGTTCTTGGGCGAAGACATCCACCTGGAGATCCCGGGCGGCCCGGCGGGGCGGGTGGTCTTCCGGCCGAGGGGCAACGCCAGCGCCGAGGTGCCCCTCCTCTGGGCGGGCCGGGTACTGCAGCCGCGGGCCCGCCTCAACTCCCACGGCCACCTGGTGCTGGACGACGTGCGGGAGGAGGACCGGGGCGTCTACGTGGTCCACGGAGAAGACGGCGAGGCGCTCCGCCGCCTCGTCCTGGACGTCAAAG ACTGCGCCGTGGAGGATGTGGTCAAGTACGGGGACACCTACTACATCCGCCTCAACCAAGTGTCCGGTCCCGTCAGCCTGGAGTGGAG GCCCGTCTGGGCGCCCCGTGGAAACGCTTCGGAGCCGAGCCGGGCGCCCGCCGCGCTGCTCTTCCGCCACACGCTGGTGCTGGCCGACGCCTACGCCGGACGGCTGAGCGTGACGGAGCGGGCGGTGGAGCTGCGCTCGGTGGGCGTGGCCGACGAGGGCAGCTTCACCGTGCGCGACGCCCAGGGCAAAGTCAGGAGGAGGAACTGCCTTCACGTCAgag AACACCAGGACTTTTTGCGGCCCTCGGAGGGCGCCGACGTGACGGTCAACCTCTACTTGCAACACCACCGAGTCAACGTGCTCTACCGGCCCAAACGGGGGGATGGCGGCCGCCAGCGGACGCTTCTGGAAGGGGGCGTCCCGGTGTCGCCGCCCGACCCCCAGCTGGCCCGGCGTCTGAGCGCCCAAGGCTCGCGGATGCTCATCAGGAAGGTGCGGCGCTCCGACGAGGGGGTCTTCGAAATCACCGACCTGGCGGGCTTTCCCGTGGCTCACGTGTACGTCGACGTGGTCG ACTCGGAGCTGCCGCCGTTGACGCTGGCCGTCTTGTCGCTGCTGAGCCTGCTGGCGTTGATGGTGTCGGTGTGCCTGCTGTCCTGCCTCTACAAGGTCCACCAgcggaaggagaagaagaagaagctgctgctgctggcggAGGCGGCCCAGCGGGCCGACAAGGGCGACGGACAAGCCTTTCGCCAG GTGGTCCAACAGGCGTACAGCAGGTTTACCGAAGAGTCGCTCACGGCGtcgttggcggcggcggcagagtGCCATAAAGCCGGCCAAGACACCCAAGTCGCCGTCAAA gacTTGGAGACGTCCAAAGTTTATCCGGACCTTCACGTCTTGGAAATGAGCGACTCCGGGGTGGACTCGGGCCTCCCGCTAGACAGCGACACGGACGCCGCCGTGACCTGCGCTTCCCGCCAGCCCCTCCTGGACGCCGGCAGTTCGCCGAGCCCCGCCCCAGAGGACCGTCGGGAGGCCCCGGTGGCGGAGGCGGACGGTGACGCCCGGCCGACCGCCGGCGACGAGACGGCGGCCGAGGACGGGGAATTGAACGAGGATGCATGA
- the LOC144215036 gene encoding nectin-2-like: MARNGVGVGVGVRRPTSPPLFLVVAVDVVVLLVFLFHGVGAQKVRVEEELEAYPNESVDLRCQFVDGGGKTKLTQVSWIWEPTEGQRDNIAVYHPFYGQSFPNPSFKERVVFLHNNLENPSIRISDLRMSDAGRFTCEYATYPTGNEQGTTTLVMLAKPKNSAEVLTVRAGTEAAVVARCQAAHGKPAASIRWLASVGGDHGNRGNHSTSRSEASDGTVTVRSEYRLVPTPADHGRELTCVVDQRTQDKTWTRPLTLSVEYPPSVSIEGYDHNWYVGRSDAALVCTAQGNPQPTAVSWSAASGPLPDSVLVDGNKLTVSKVDDAVNTTFVCQVENKHGAAKDQITTLVIEKERRVAPGPSTGALIGAILGALAVVGVVAALVVFIRRRDADGPPKHKPPPPVKMDGSTQLLDKTSETPGAAAATEMAPIRPAGDVYYEPTGRQPVANWAGPSRGAPNGGGPPSPDQPLSPRPPSPPTANIARGESFVSPAMYV; this comes from the exons ATGGCGAGAAACGGCGTTGGCGTCGGCGTTGGCGTCCGCCGGCCGACGTCGCCGCCACTCTTCCTGGTCGTCGCCGTCgacgtcgtcgtcctcctcgtcttcctcttcCACG GCGTGGGCGCTCAGAAGGTGCGCgtggaggaggagttggaagcGTACCCCAACGAGTCGGTGGACCTGCGCTGTCAGTTTGTGGACGGCGGCGGCAAGACCAAACTCACCCAG GTGTCGTGGATCTGGGAGCCCACGGAGGGCCAGCGGGACAACATCGCCGTGTACCACCCCTTCTACGGCCAGAGTTTCCCCAACCCGTCCTTCAAGGAGCGCGTGGTCTTCCTGCACAACAATTTGGAGAACCCGTCCATCCGCATCTCCGACCTGCGCATGTCGGACGCCGGACGCTTCACCTGCGAGTACGCCACCTACCCTACCGGCAACGAGCAGGGCACCACCACGCTGGTCATGCTAG CCAAACCCAAAAACTCTGCCGAGGTGCTGACGGTGCGGGCGGGAACggaggcggcggtggtggcgcgCTGCCAGGCGGCCCACGGCAAACCGGCGGCCAGCATCCGCTGGCTGGCCTCGGTGGGGGGCGACCACGGCAACCGGGGCAACCACAGCACCAGCCGCAGCGAGGCGTCCGACGGCACGGTGACGGTGCGTAGCGAGTACCGGCTGGTGCCCACGCCGGCCGACCACGGACGGGAGCTGACCTGCGTGGTGGACCAGCGCACCCAGGACAAGACCTGGACGCGACCTTTGACACTTTCCGTGGAGT acccCCCATCCGTCTCCATCGAGGGCTACGACCACAACTGGTACGTGGGGCGCTCGGACGCGGCGCTGGTGTGCACGGCCCAGGGCAACCCGCAGCCCACCGCCGTCAGCTGGAGCGC GGCGTCGGGTCCGCTGCCGGACTCGGTGCTGGTGGACGGCAACAAGCTGACGGTGAGCAAGGTGGACGACGCCGTCAACACCACCTTCGTCTGCCAGGTGGAGAACAAGCACGGCGCCGCCAAGGATCAGATCACCACCCTCGTCATCG AAAAGGAACGTCGCGTGGCGCCGGGCCCGTCCACGGGCGCGCTGATCGGCGCTATCCTGGGCGCCTTGGCCGTGGTGGGCGTGGTGGCGGCTCTCGTCGTCTTCATCCGCCGGCGTGACGCCGA TGGCCCCCCGAAGCACAAGCCGCCGCCCCCCGTCAAGATGGACGGATCCACGCAGCTG CTGGACAAGACGTCGGAAAcgcccggcgccgccgccgccaccgagaTGGCGCCGATCCGTCCGGCGGGGGACGTCTACTACGAGCCCACGGGAAGACAACCCGTGGCG AATTGGGCAGGCCCCTCCCGCGGCGCGCCCAACGGCGGAGGACCCCCGTCGCCCGACCAACCGCTCTCGCCCCGTCCGCCGTCTCCGCCCACCGCCAACATCGCTCGCGGCGAGAGCTTTGTGTCGCCGGCCATGTACGTTTGA
- the kifc1 gene encoding kinesin-like protein KIFC1 isoform X1 produces MSRLPVIAKRVLVNVENTPDLQPVQKKARHDVIKKPSCATVVGTGRPPVAATRAPISRSTRVGYAATVTTVPSRGVSKAPAASTAAKGDKRTAAAADSRAGKGSSGAPTRRQPWDMRGKVSDMKGKLQNYQSKMKSADLERDVLKSSVADFQSRASKMELEIRGYQERLEVLAGVQEDLAGVRGELANVKAELANVSREKKDLEEKHRVLGTLCDSQGVELQALRTKVSLQDSSLRAANEELASLKEKAWRQEEELHSAEMERRQLHNTIQELKGNIRVFCRVRPLVGGGLGEHVQLPAEDKKSIKLAKTQESHTGKSADTQKNYSFTFDHIFGPAASQEEVFEEMSLLVQSALDGYNVCCFAYGQTGSGKTHTMEGAVGGDAQLRGVIPRAVEQIFRAAQKLAAQGWEFSFTASFVEIYNECLRDLLYKGKASGRPEHEIRVSTNNRLCVTNLTYQKVTAEDQVLRLIALANQNRATAQTSQNERSSRSHCVFQLNIDGTNAGRDLKCSSTLCLVDLAGSERMVKSQAQGERFKEMTAINGSLTNLGIVITALAAKESHIPYRNSKLTHMLQPCLGGNSKTLMFINIAPEPDSFGESLNSLRFASKVNNCVIGTASAHKK; encoded by the exons ATGTCTCGCCTACCGGTCATTGCGAAAAGGGTGCTCGTGAACGTTGAGAACACTCCCGACCTGCAGCCCGTTCAG AAAAAAGctcgccatgacgtcatcaaaaaGCCATCTTGTGCCACGGTAGTGGGCACTGGGCGGCCACCTGTTGCAGCAACCAGGGCACCAATTT CTAGGTCGACGAGAGTTGGCTACGCTGCGACGGTGACCACCGTCCCTTCCAGAG GTGTCTCCAAAGCCCCCGCCGCATCCACGGcggcaaaaggagacaaaagaaCGGCGGCCGCCGCGGACTCCAGAGCGGGTAAAG GGAGCAGCGGCGCACCCACGCGCAGGCAGCCGTGGGACATGAGGGGGAAAGTTAGCGACATGAAAGGGAAGCTCCAGAACTATCAGAGCAAGATGAAAAGCGCCGACCTGGAAAGAGACGTCCTCAAGAGCTCCGTTGCCGATTTCCAATCCAGGGCGTCCAAGATGGAGTTGGAAATACG CGGGTACCAGGAAAGGCTGGAGGTCCTCGCCGGCGTCCAGGAAGACTTGGCCGGCGTCAGGGGAGAGTTGGCCAATGTCAAGGCAGAGTTGGCCAATGTctcccgggagaagaaagacCTGGAAGAAAAACACCGGGTGTTGGGAACGTTGTGCGACAGTCAGGGGGTGGAGCTTCAGGCCCTCAGG ACAAAGGTGTCGCTGCAAGATTCCAGCCTGCGAGCAGCCAACGAGGAGCTGGCGTCCCTGAAGGAAAAAGCCTGGCGGCAGGAGGAAGAGCTCCACTCGGCGGAGATGGAGCGCCGACAGCTCCACAACACCATCCAGGAGCTGAAGGGAAACATCCGTGTCTTTTGTCGGGTGCGCCCCCTGGTGGGTGGCGGTCTGGGCGAGCACGTGCAGCTGCCCGCCGAAGACAAAAAGTCCATCAAGCTGGCCAAAACGCAGGAGTCTCACACTGGGAAAAGTGCCGACACTCAGAAAAACTACAGCTTCACCTTTGATCACATTTTTGGCCCCGCCGCCAGCCAGGAGGAG GTATTTGAAGAAATGTCGCTGCTGGTGCAGTCGGCGCTGGATGGCTACAATGTATGCTGCTTCGCCTACGGACAGACGGGCAGCGGCAAAACCcacaccatggagggagccgtGGGCGGGGACGCACAGCTCCGGGGTGTCATTCCCAGAGCCGTGGAGCAGATTTTCAGAGCCGCCCAGAAGCTGGCGGCGCAAGGCTGGGAG TTCTCCTTCACGGCCAGCTTTGTGGAAATTTACAACGAGTGCCTTCGCGACCTGCTCTACAAGGGCAAGGCCAGCGGCCGACCCGAACACGAAATACGCGTGTCCACCAACAACAGGCTTTGTGTCACCAACCTCACCTACCAGAAGGTCACCGCCGAGGACCAG GTCCTCCGCTTGATCGCCTTGGCCAATCAGAACCGTGCCACGGCCCAGACCTCCCAGAACGAGCGCTCGTCCCGCTCGCACTGCGTCTTCCAGTTGAACATCGACGGGACCAACGCCGGAAGGGATCTCAAATGCAGTT CCACGCTGTGCCTGGTGGACCTGGCCGGAAGCGAGCGCATGGTGAAGAGTCAAGCTCAGGGTGAGCGCTTCAAAGAGATGACCGCCATCAACGGCTCTTTGACCAACCTCGGCATTGTGATCACCGCCTTGGCCGCCAAG gaAAGCCACATTCCTTACAGGAACTCCAAGCTCACCCACATGCTGCAGCCTTGCCTGGGCGGGAACAGCAAAAC TCTGATGTTCATCAACATTGCGCCCGAGCCGGACAGCTTTGGCGAAAGTCTCAATTCGTTGAGGTTCGCCAGCAAG GTCAACAATTGTGTCATCGGTACCGCCAGCGCCCACAAAAAATAG
- the kifc1 gene encoding kinesin-like protein KIFC1 isoform X2, whose translation MSRLPVIAKRVLVNVENTPDLQPVQKKARHDVIKKPSCATVVGTGRPPVAATRAPISRSTRVGYAATVTTVPSRGVSKAPAASTAAKGDKRTAAAADSRAGSSGAPTRRQPWDMRGKVSDMKGKLQNYQSKMKSADLERDVLKSSVADFQSRASKMELEIRGYQERLEVLAGVQEDLAGVRGELANVKAELANVSREKKDLEEKHRVLGTLCDSQGVELQALRTKVSLQDSSLRAANEELASLKEKAWRQEEELHSAEMERRQLHNTIQELKGNIRVFCRVRPLVGGGLGEHVQLPAEDKKSIKLAKTQESHTGKSADTQKNYSFTFDHIFGPAASQEEVFEEMSLLVQSALDGYNVCCFAYGQTGSGKTHTMEGAVGGDAQLRGVIPRAVEQIFRAAQKLAAQGWEFSFTASFVEIYNECLRDLLYKGKASGRPEHEIRVSTNNRLCVTNLTYQKVTAEDQVLRLIALANQNRATAQTSQNERSSRSHCVFQLNIDGTNAGRDLKCSSTLCLVDLAGSERMVKSQAQGERFKEMTAINGSLTNLGIVITALAAKESHIPYRNSKLTHMLQPCLGGNSKTLMFINIAPEPDSFGESLNSLRFASKVNNCVIGTASAHKK comes from the exons ATGTCTCGCCTACCGGTCATTGCGAAAAGGGTGCTCGTGAACGTTGAGAACACTCCCGACCTGCAGCCCGTTCAG AAAAAAGctcgccatgacgtcatcaaaaaGCCATCTTGTGCCACGGTAGTGGGCACTGGGCGGCCACCTGTTGCAGCAACCAGGGCACCAATTT CTAGGTCGACGAGAGTTGGCTACGCTGCGACGGTGACCACCGTCCCTTCCAGAG GTGTCTCCAAAGCCCCCGCCGCATCCACGGcggcaaaaggagacaaaagaaCGGCGGCCGCCGCGGACTCCAGAGCGG GGAGCAGCGGCGCACCCACGCGCAGGCAGCCGTGGGACATGAGGGGGAAAGTTAGCGACATGAAAGGGAAGCTCCAGAACTATCAGAGCAAGATGAAAAGCGCCGACCTGGAAAGAGACGTCCTCAAGAGCTCCGTTGCCGATTTCCAATCCAGGGCGTCCAAGATGGAGTTGGAAATACG CGGGTACCAGGAAAGGCTGGAGGTCCTCGCCGGCGTCCAGGAAGACTTGGCCGGCGTCAGGGGAGAGTTGGCCAATGTCAAGGCAGAGTTGGCCAATGTctcccgggagaagaaagacCTGGAAGAAAAACACCGGGTGTTGGGAACGTTGTGCGACAGTCAGGGGGTGGAGCTTCAGGCCCTCAGG ACAAAGGTGTCGCTGCAAGATTCCAGCCTGCGAGCAGCCAACGAGGAGCTGGCGTCCCTGAAGGAAAAAGCCTGGCGGCAGGAGGAAGAGCTCCACTCGGCGGAGATGGAGCGCCGACAGCTCCACAACACCATCCAGGAGCTGAAGGGAAACATCCGTGTCTTTTGTCGGGTGCGCCCCCTGGTGGGTGGCGGTCTGGGCGAGCACGTGCAGCTGCCCGCCGAAGACAAAAAGTCCATCAAGCTGGCCAAAACGCAGGAGTCTCACACTGGGAAAAGTGCCGACACTCAGAAAAACTACAGCTTCACCTTTGATCACATTTTTGGCCCCGCCGCCAGCCAGGAGGAG GTATTTGAAGAAATGTCGCTGCTGGTGCAGTCGGCGCTGGATGGCTACAATGTATGCTGCTTCGCCTACGGACAGACGGGCAGCGGCAAAACCcacaccatggagggagccgtGGGCGGGGACGCACAGCTCCGGGGTGTCATTCCCAGAGCCGTGGAGCAGATTTTCAGAGCCGCCCAGAAGCTGGCGGCGCAAGGCTGGGAG TTCTCCTTCACGGCCAGCTTTGTGGAAATTTACAACGAGTGCCTTCGCGACCTGCTCTACAAGGGCAAGGCCAGCGGCCGACCCGAACACGAAATACGCGTGTCCACCAACAACAGGCTTTGTGTCACCAACCTCACCTACCAGAAGGTCACCGCCGAGGACCAG GTCCTCCGCTTGATCGCCTTGGCCAATCAGAACCGTGCCACGGCCCAGACCTCCCAGAACGAGCGCTCGTCCCGCTCGCACTGCGTCTTCCAGTTGAACATCGACGGGACCAACGCCGGAAGGGATCTCAAATGCAGTT CCACGCTGTGCCTGGTGGACCTGGCCGGAAGCGAGCGCATGGTGAAGAGTCAAGCTCAGGGTGAGCGCTTCAAAGAGATGACCGCCATCAACGGCTCTTTGACCAACCTCGGCATTGTGATCACCGCCTTGGCCGCCAAG gaAAGCCACATTCCTTACAGGAACTCCAAGCTCACCCACATGCTGCAGCCTTGCCTGGGCGGGAACAGCAAAAC TCTGATGTTCATCAACATTGCGCCCGAGCCGGACAGCTTTGGCGAAAGTCTCAATTCGTTGAGGTTCGCCAGCAAG GTCAACAATTGTGTCATCGGTACCGCCAGCGCCCACAAAAAATAG
- the tcf19l gene encoding uncharacterized protein tcf19l, with product MLSGSRPCFQLLRIGSSAGGSAQDLYTFRPAQAQSVFRLGRAQERCDVALDSPVVSRVHAELHAERQGDDGGGAGGGEEAWRVHIKDKSTHGTWVNEARLQAGVLWELSDGDALTFGGHGSPGGPEYYFLFQKVKVRPLDFDAITVPKAGTFSSDLQNRIRTNPDVAAAAVAPAGVDLSKLSLKRATVILDSIGSLSKMRGSAWTFRRSRGGHEGALSDPDSASPTPPPSRSPTAPPSAATAPASRSRRKSAHTVLLEDGGSDEPRGRTGPEEEAPRWRGRKKRRLYKSDSDDLGSPPPLPALVSPSAPSATRPREAKPFPVGIRTIGSFHGAMTNAGLERCVPLPKRERQATAPRHLHEAAAYRQQRAAPPRGRRRANGAPAFSPLVVAGESYDLASPAVRVCAAPRGRPAFHRYHQQPGKRRGRPRKHPPPPQPSLPSPSSSSSSSTSSASSSSGSSSSSSSDEEGDDEATTTGVPSGGGSSVEPCAAGARCLLPQHDPVQWIQCDVCDAWYHIHCLRVDRKKLLRDPNADFHCGCR from the exons ATGTTGTCGGGATCGCGCCCGTGCTTCCAGCTGCTCCGCATCGGCTCGTCGGCGGGGGGCTCGGCGCAGGACCTGTACACCTTCAGGCCGGCCCAGGCTCAGTCGGTCTTCCGGCTGGGCCGCGCCCAGGAGCGCTGCGACGTGGCCTTGGACTCGCCCGTGGTCTCGCGCGTCCACGCCGAGTTGCACGCCGAGCGCCAGGgagacgacggcggcggcgccggcggtGGCGAGGAAGCTTGGAGAGTCCACATCAAGGACAAGAGCACTCACG GCACGTGGGTCAACGAGGCCCGCCTCCAGGCCGGAGTCCTTTGGGAGCTGTCGGACGGCGACGCGCTGACCTTCGGTGGCCACGGCAGCCCCGGCGGCCCCGAGTACTACTTCCTCTTCCAGAAGGTCAAAGTTCGCCCCTTGGACTTTGACGCCATCACCGTTCCCAAG GCGGGGACCTTTTCTTCCGATCTGCAAAACCGCATCCGGACCAATCCcgacgtggcggcggcggcggtggcgccgGCGGGCGTGGATCTGTCCAAGTTGTCCCTCAAGCGGGCCACCGTCATCCTGGATTCCATCGGCAGCCTCAGCAAGATGCGGGGCAGCGCCTGGACCTTCCGGCGGAGTCGCGGCGGCCACGAGGGGGCGCTCTCCGACCCTGACTCCGCCTCGCCGACGCCGCCGCCCTCCCGCTCGCCCACCGCCCCGCCCTCCGCCGCCACGGCGCCGGCGTCCAGGAGCCGCAGGAAGTCGGCACACACGGTGCTGCTGGAGGACGGCGGCTCGGACGAGCCCCGCGGCCGGacgg GCCCCGAGGAGGAAGCGCCACGCTGGCGAGGCAGGAAGAAACGGCGCTTGTACAAGTCGGACTCGGACGACCTGGGCTCTCCTCCGCCTTTGCCGGCGTTGGTGTCGCCGTCGGCGCCGTCGGCGACACGTCCCCGGGAAGCCAAACCCTTCCCGGTGGGCATCAGGACCATCGGCAGCTTCCACGGCGCCATGACTAACGCCGGCCTGGAGCGCTGCGTCCCGCTCCCCAAGCGGGAGCGGCAGGCCACGGCGCCCCGTCACCTTCACGAGGCCGCGGCCTACCGCCAGCAGAGGGCGGCGCCGCCCAGGGGCCGGCGGAGGGCCAACGGCGCGCCTGCCTTCTCTCCCCTGGTGGTGGCGGGGGAGAGCTACGACCTGGCGTCGCCCGCCGTCAGGGTTTGCGCGGCGCCGCGGGGCCGGCCCGCCTTCCACCGCTACCACCAGCAGCCGGg AAAGCGTCGCGGGCGCCCCAGGAAACACCCCCCGCCTCCCCAACCCTCCCTGCCCTCGCCgtcctcttcgtcttcctcctccacaTCCAGCGCCTCGTCCTCGTCGggctcgtcgtcgtcctcgtcttcGGACGAGGAGGGGGATGATGAGGCGACGACGACGGGCGTCCCATCGGGCGGGGGCTCGTCGGTGGAACCCTGCGCCGCCGGCGCCCGCTGCCTTCTGCCGCAGCACGACCCGGTCCAGTGGATCCAGTGCGACGTGTGCGACGCCTGGTACCACATCCACTGTCTCCGCGTGGACCGCAAAAAGCTTCTGCGAGACCCCAACGCCGACTTCCACTGCGGCTGCCGCTGA